From a single Solanum dulcamara chromosome 4, daSolDulc1.2, whole genome shotgun sequence genomic region:
- the LOC129887488 gene encoding DNA polymerase eta isoform X2 produces MPVARPELSDSRVIAHVDMDCFYVQVEQRKQQSLRGQPTAVVQYNSWQGGGLIAVSYEARKFGVKRSMRGDEAKQVCPEIHLVQVPVARGKADLNTYRNAGSEVVSILSRRGRCERASIDEVYLDLTIAAEAMLADNPPECLETVSEEVVKSHVLGLEEVCSDARENVRHWLTRSDASRRDKLLACGAFIVAELRLQVLEETEFTCSAGIAHNKMLAKLASGMNKPAQQTVVPFSSISKLLGTLPIKKMKQLGGKLGTSLQIDLCVNTVGDLLQFSEEKLQEYYGVNTGSWLWNTARGISGEEVKERLLPNSHGSGKTFPGPRALKTVASVEKWLSELCEELSERLQSDLEQNKRIAHTLTLHAHAYKSNDADSFKKFPSKSCPLRYGTSKIKEDALSLFQAGLREYLGLYNVKISGNQNSGWGITGLSVSASKIVAIPSGTRSIMNYFHNQEETCPQVKLSSEKLIQDAPLVSPSVNSLESGGHLTLQSVEPWIACREENEESKYSMPLDRQKENKDMCKEKLPDKETSICSSPDAEVYRGWEKDQTESSGDYLTEKIRDSLESEEGKRKLNKEKGMPTISRYFQSQHSGSLLKVEHASTSKLSESSSLSDHQSELPEENSPARGESGVDAHLSSQIKLKRPAWSYGIDEIDQDVLNELPKQIQEEVHAWLRPQKRPNTVKRDLGITRYFLPAKDK; encoded by the exons TGGAGCAGCGAAAGCAACAAAGTCTAAGAGGTCAACCCACTGCTGTTGTACAGTACAATTCTTGGCAAGGTGGGGGACTGATCGCTGTCAGTTATGAGGCTCGCAAGTTTGGGGTGAAGCG CTCAATGCGAGGTGATGAAGCAAAGCAAGTTTGTCCGGAGATTCATCTTGTTCAAGTCCCAGTTGCCCGTGGTAAAGCTGATCTTAATACCTACAGGAATGCAGGCTCAGAG GTTGTCTCCATACTTTCTAGAAGAGGCCGATGTGAGCGTGCTTCAATTGATGAAGTGTATTTGGATCTCACTATAGCTGCTGAAGCAATGTTGGCAGATAATCCTCCCGAGTGCCTGGAAACTGTCAGTGAAGAAGTAGTGAAATCACATGTTTTGGGTCTTGAGGAA GTTTGTAGCGATGCCAGAGAGAACGTCAGACATTGGCTCACTAGAAGTGACGCTAGTCGCCGTGATAAGTTGTTAGCCTGTGGAGCCTTTATTGTTGCAGAACTTCGGCTGCAAGTACTAGAAGAGACTGAGTTCACTTGTTCTGCAGGCATTGCTCATAATAAG ATGCTGGCCAAACTTGCAAGTGGAATGAATAAACCTGCTCAGCAAACTGTGGTGCCTTTCTCATCCATCAGCAAATTACTTGGAACTTTGCCTATTAAAAAAAT GAAACAGCTTGGAGGAAAACTTGGAACTTCTTTGCAAATTGACTTATGTGTGAACACTGTTGGGGATCTGCTCCAGTTTTCAGAAGAAAAGCTGCAAGAATATTATGGAGTAAATACTGG TTCCTGGTTATGGAATACAGCAAGGGGCATTAGTGGGGAAGAGGTCAAGGAACGCCTTCTTCCCAACAGTCATGGATCAGGAAAGACATTTCCTGGACCTCGAGCTCTTAAAACTGTTGCTTCT GTTGAGAAGTGGCTTAGTGAGCTCTGTGAAGAACTTAGTGAACGCCTTCAGTCTGATTTAGAACAGAATAAGCGTATTGCACATACTCTTACTCTGCATGCTCACGCATACAAG TCAAATGACGCAGATTCGTTCAAGAAATTTCCATCAAAATCGTGTCCACTAAGGTATGGGACTTCCAAGATTAAGGAAGATGCCCTAAGCCTGTTTCAAGCAGGATTGCGTGAATATCTTGGCCTGTACAATGTGAAGATTTCCGGAAATCAAAACAGTGGGTGGGGTATAACTGGTCTTTCTGTTTCAGCCAGTAAAATAGTAGCTATACCATCA GGTACACGTTCTATTATGAATTATTTTCATAACCAAGAGGAAACTTGCCCTCAAGTTAAACTATCCAGTGAAAAACTTATCCAAGATGCTCCACTTGTGTCACCTTCAG tgaacagtCTAGAAAGTGGAGGTCATCTGACACTGCAGTCAGTAGAGCCATGGATAGCATGTCGTGAGGAAAATGAAGAGAGTAAATATTCCATGCCACTGGACAGACAGAAAGAGAACAAGGACATGTGTAAAGAAAAg CTGCCAGATAAAGAGACTTCAATATGTTCGTCACCAG ATGCTGAAGTGTACCGGGGATGGGAGAAAGATCAGACTGAATCAAGCGGGGACTACCTTACGGAAAAGATTAGAGATAGTTTAGAGTCGGAGGAAGGGAAGAGGAAATTGAATAAGGAAAAG GGAATGCCAACAATCTCGCGATATTTTCAAAGTCAACACTCTGGCTCTCTCTTAAAGGTAGAACATGCCAGTACTAGTAAGCTAAGCGAATCCTCCTCATTGTCAG ACCATCAAAGTGAACTACCTGAAGAAAATTCACCTGCAAGAGGTGAGTCTGGTGTCGATGCTCATCTTTCTAGCCAGATTAAACTGAAAAGGCCTGCCTGGAGTTACGGCATTGATGAGATTGACCAGGATGTCTTGAACGAGTTACCAAAACAAATTCAAGAAGAGGTACATGCATGGCTCAGGCCTCAGAAGCGACCTAATACAGTGAAAAGGGATTTGGGTATTACTCGCTATTTCTTACCTGCAAAGGATAAATAG
- the LOC129887488 gene encoding DNA polymerase eta isoform X3, which yields MPVARPELSDSRVIAHVDMDCFYVQVEQRKQQSLRGQPTAVVQYNSWQGGGLIAVSYEARKFGVKRSMRGDEAKQVCPEIHLVQVPVARGKADLNTYRNAGSEVVSILSRRGRCERASIDEVYLDLTIAAEAMLADNPPECLETVSEEVVKSHVLGLEEVCSDARENVRHWLTRSDASRRDKLLACGAFIVAELRLQVLEETEFTCSAGIAHNKMLAKLASGMNKPAQQTVVPFSSISKLLGTLPIKKMKQLGGKLGTSLQIDLCVNTVGDLLQFSEEKLQEYYGVNTGSWLWNTARGISGEEVKERLLPNSHGSGKTFPGPRALKTVASVEKWLSELCEELSERLQSDLEQNKRIAHTLTLHAHAYKSNDADSFKKFPSKSCPLRYGTSKIKEDALSLFQAGLREYLGLYNVKISGNQNSGWGITGLSVSASKIVAIPSGTRSIMNYFHNQEETCPQVKLSSEKLIQDAPLVSPSEVNSLESGGHLTLQSVEPWIACREENEESKYSMPLDRQKENKDMCKEKGMPTISRYFQSQHSGSLLKVEHASTSKLSESSSLSDHQSELPEENSPARGESGVDAHLSSQIKLKRPAWSYGIDEIDQDVLNELPKQIQEEVHAWLRPQKRPNTVKRDLGITRYFLPAKDK from the exons TGGAGCAGCGAAAGCAACAAAGTCTAAGAGGTCAACCCACTGCTGTTGTACAGTACAATTCTTGGCAAGGTGGGGGACTGATCGCTGTCAGTTATGAGGCTCGCAAGTTTGGGGTGAAGCG CTCAATGCGAGGTGATGAAGCAAAGCAAGTTTGTCCGGAGATTCATCTTGTTCAAGTCCCAGTTGCCCGTGGTAAAGCTGATCTTAATACCTACAGGAATGCAGGCTCAGAG GTTGTCTCCATACTTTCTAGAAGAGGCCGATGTGAGCGTGCTTCAATTGATGAAGTGTATTTGGATCTCACTATAGCTGCTGAAGCAATGTTGGCAGATAATCCTCCCGAGTGCCTGGAAACTGTCAGTGAAGAAGTAGTGAAATCACATGTTTTGGGTCTTGAGGAA GTTTGTAGCGATGCCAGAGAGAACGTCAGACATTGGCTCACTAGAAGTGACGCTAGTCGCCGTGATAAGTTGTTAGCCTGTGGAGCCTTTATTGTTGCAGAACTTCGGCTGCAAGTACTAGAAGAGACTGAGTTCACTTGTTCTGCAGGCATTGCTCATAATAAG ATGCTGGCCAAACTTGCAAGTGGAATGAATAAACCTGCTCAGCAAACTGTGGTGCCTTTCTCATCCATCAGCAAATTACTTGGAACTTTGCCTATTAAAAAAAT GAAACAGCTTGGAGGAAAACTTGGAACTTCTTTGCAAATTGACTTATGTGTGAACACTGTTGGGGATCTGCTCCAGTTTTCAGAAGAAAAGCTGCAAGAATATTATGGAGTAAATACTGG TTCCTGGTTATGGAATACAGCAAGGGGCATTAGTGGGGAAGAGGTCAAGGAACGCCTTCTTCCCAACAGTCATGGATCAGGAAAGACATTTCCTGGACCTCGAGCTCTTAAAACTGTTGCTTCT GTTGAGAAGTGGCTTAGTGAGCTCTGTGAAGAACTTAGTGAACGCCTTCAGTCTGATTTAGAACAGAATAAGCGTATTGCACATACTCTTACTCTGCATGCTCACGCATACAAG TCAAATGACGCAGATTCGTTCAAGAAATTTCCATCAAAATCGTGTCCACTAAGGTATGGGACTTCCAAGATTAAGGAAGATGCCCTAAGCCTGTTTCAAGCAGGATTGCGTGAATATCTTGGCCTGTACAATGTGAAGATTTCCGGAAATCAAAACAGTGGGTGGGGTATAACTGGTCTTTCTGTTTCAGCCAGTAAAATAGTAGCTATACCATCA GGTACACGTTCTATTATGAATTATTTTCATAACCAAGAGGAAACTTGCCCTCAAGTTAAACTATCCAGTGAAAAACTTATCCAAGATGCTCCACTTGTGTCACCTTCAG aagtgaacagtCTAGAAAGTGGAGGTCATCTGACACTGCAGTCAGTAGAGCCATGGATAGCATGTCGTGAGGAAAATGAAGAGAGTAAATATTCCATGCCACTGGACAGACAGAAAGAGAACAAGGACATGTGTAAAGAAAAg GGAATGCCAACAATCTCGCGATATTTTCAAAGTCAACACTCTGGCTCTCTCTTAAAGGTAGAACATGCCAGTACTAGTAAGCTAAGCGAATCCTCCTCATTGTCAG ACCATCAAAGTGAACTACCTGAAGAAAATTCACCTGCAAGAGGTGAGTCTGGTGTCGATGCTCATCTTTCTAGCCAGATTAAACTGAAAAGGCCTGCCTGGAGTTACGGCATTGATGAGATTGACCAGGATGTCTTGAACGAGTTACCAAAACAAATTCAAGAAGAGGTACATGCATGGCTCAGGCCTCAGAAGCGACCTAATACAGTGAAAAGGGATTTGGGTATTACTCGCTATTTCTTACCTGCAAAGGATAAATAG
- the LOC129887488 gene encoding DNA polymerase eta isoform X4, whose amino-acid sequence MPVARPELSDSRVIAHVDMDCFYVQVEQRKQQSLRGQPTAVVQYNSWQGGGLIAVSYEARKFGVKRSMRGDEAKQVCPEIHLVQVPVARGKADLNTYRNAGSEVVSILSRRGRCERASIDEVYLDLTIAAEAMLADNPPECLETVSEEVVKSHVLGLEEVCSDARENVRHWLTRSDASRRDKLLACGAFIVAELRLQVLEETEFTCSAGIAHNKMLAKLASGMNKPAQQTVVPFSSISKLLGTLPIKKMKQLGGKLGTSLQIDLCVNTVGDLLQFSEEKLQEYYGVNTGSWLWNTARGISGEEVKERLLPNSHGSGKTFPGPRALKTVASVEKWLSELCEELSERLQSDLEQNKRIAHTLTLHAHAYKSNDADSFKKFPSKSCPLRYGTSKIKEDALSLFQAGLREYLGLYNVKISGNQNSGWGITGLSVSASKIVAIPSGTRSIMNYFHNQEETCPQVKLSSEKLIQDAPLVSPSEVNSLESGGHLTLQSVEPWIACREENEESKYSMPLDRQKENKDMCKEKGCFYFFFFCHLSSCQIKRLQYVRHQMLKCTGDGRKIRLNQAGTTLRKRLEIV is encoded by the exons TGGAGCAGCGAAAGCAACAAAGTCTAAGAGGTCAACCCACTGCTGTTGTACAGTACAATTCTTGGCAAGGTGGGGGACTGATCGCTGTCAGTTATGAGGCTCGCAAGTTTGGGGTGAAGCG CTCAATGCGAGGTGATGAAGCAAAGCAAGTTTGTCCGGAGATTCATCTTGTTCAAGTCCCAGTTGCCCGTGGTAAAGCTGATCTTAATACCTACAGGAATGCAGGCTCAGAG GTTGTCTCCATACTTTCTAGAAGAGGCCGATGTGAGCGTGCTTCAATTGATGAAGTGTATTTGGATCTCACTATAGCTGCTGAAGCAATGTTGGCAGATAATCCTCCCGAGTGCCTGGAAACTGTCAGTGAAGAAGTAGTGAAATCACATGTTTTGGGTCTTGAGGAA GTTTGTAGCGATGCCAGAGAGAACGTCAGACATTGGCTCACTAGAAGTGACGCTAGTCGCCGTGATAAGTTGTTAGCCTGTGGAGCCTTTATTGTTGCAGAACTTCGGCTGCAAGTACTAGAAGAGACTGAGTTCACTTGTTCTGCAGGCATTGCTCATAATAAG ATGCTGGCCAAACTTGCAAGTGGAATGAATAAACCTGCTCAGCAAACTGTGGTGCCTTTCTCATCCATCAGCAAATTACTTGGAACTTTGCCTATTAAAAAAAT GAAACAGCTTGGAGGAAAACTTGGAACTTCTTTGCAAATTGACTTATGTGTGAACACTGTTGGGGATCTGCTCCAGTTTTCAGAAGAAAAGCTGCAAGAATATTATGGAGTAAATACTGG TTCCTGGTTATGGAATACAGCAAGGGGCATTAGTGGGGAAGAGGTCAAGGAACGCCTTCTTCCCAACAGTCATGGATCAGGAAAGACATTTCCTGGACCTCGAGCTCTTAAAACTGTTGCTTCT GTTGAGAAGTGGCTTAGTGAGCTCTGTGAAGAACTTAGTGAACGCCTTCAGTCTGATTTAGAACAGAATAAGCGTATTGCACATACTCTTACTCTGCATGCTCACGCATACAAG TCAAATGACGCAGATTCGTTCAAGAAATTTCCATCAAAATCGTGTCCACTAAGGTATGGGACTTCCAAGATTAAGGAAGATGCCCTAAGCCTGTTTCAAGCAGGATTGCGTGAATATCTTGGCCTGTACAATGTGAAGATTTCCGGAAATCAAAACAGTGGGTGGGGTATAACTGGTCTTTCTGTTTCAGCCAGTAAAATAGTAGCTATACCATCA GGTACACGTTCTATTATGAATTATTTTCATAACCAAGAGGAAACTTGCCCTCAAGTTAAACTATCCAGTGAAAAACTTATCCAAGATGCTCCACTTGTGTCACCTTCAG aagtgaacagtCTAGAAAGTGGAGGTCATCTGACACTGCAGTCAGTAGAGCCATGGATAGCATGTCGTGAGGAAAATGAAGAGAGTAAATATTCCATGCCACTGGACAGACAGAAAGAGAACAAGGACATGTGTAAAGAAAAg GGctgtttctattttttttttttttgccatCTGAGCAGCTGCCAGATAAAGAGACTTCAATATGTTCGTCACCAG ATGCTGAAGTGTACCGGGGATGGGAGAAAGATCAGACTGAATCAAGCGGGGACTACCTTACGGAAAAGATTAGAGATAGTTTAG
- the LOC129887488 gene encoding DNA polymerase eta isoform X1, with amino-acid sequence MPVARPELSDSRVIAHVDMDCFYVQVEQRKQQSLRGQPTAVVQYNSWQGGGLIAVSYEARKFGVKRSMRGDEAKQVCPEIHLVQVPVARGKADLNTYRNAGSEVVSILSRRGRCERASIDEVYLDLTIAAEAMLADNPPECLETVSEEVVKSHVLGLEEVCSDARENVRHWLTRSDASRRDKLLACGAFIVAELRLQVLEETEFTCSAGIAHNKMLAKLASGMNKPAQQTVVPFSSISKLLGTLPIKKMKQLGGKLGTSLQIDLCVNTVGDLLQFSEEKLQEYYGVNTGSWLWNTARGISGEEVKERLLPNSHGSGKTFPGPRALKTVASVEKWLSELCEELSERLQSDLEQNKRIAHTLTLHAHAYKSNDADSFKKFPSKSCPLRYGTSKIKEDALSLFQAGLREYLGLYNVKISGNQNSGWGITGLSVSASKIVAIPSGTRSIMNYFHNQEETCPQVKLSSEKLIQDAPLVSPSEVNSLESGGHLTLQSVEPWIACREENEESKYSMPLDRQKENKDMCKEKLPDKETSICSSPDAEVYRGWEKDQTESSGDYLTEKIRDSLESEEGKRKLNKEKGMPTISRYFQSQHSGSLLKVEHASTSKLSESSSLSDHQSELPEENSPARGESGVDAHLSSQIKLKRPAWSYGIDEIDQDVLNELPKQIQEEVHAWLRPQKRPNTVKRDLGITRYFLPAKDK; translated from the exons TGGAGCAGCGAAAGCAACAAAGTCTAAGAGGTCAACCCACTGCTGTTGTACAGTACAATTCTTGGCAAGGTGGGGGACTGATCGCTGTCAGTTATGAGGCTCGCAAGTTTGGGGTGAAGCG CTCAATGCGAGGTGATGAAGCAAAGCAAGTTTGTCCGGAGATTCATCTTGTTCAAGTCCCAGTTGCCCGTGGTAAAGCTGATCTTAATACCTACAGGAATGCAGGCTCAGAG GTTGTCTCCATACTTTCTAGAAGAGGCCGATGTGAGCGTGCTTCAATTGATGAAGTGTATTTGGATCTCACTATAGCTGCTGAAGCAATGTTGGCAGATAATCCTCCCGAGTGCCTGGAAACTGTCAGTGAAGAAGTAGTGAAATCACATGTTTTGGGTCTTGAGGAA GTTTGTAGCGATGCCAGAGAGAACGTCAGACATTGGCTCACTAGAAGTGACGCTAGTCGCCGTGATAAGTTGTTAGCCTGTGGAGCCTTTATTGTTGCAGAACTTCGGCTGCAAGTACTAGAAGAGACTGAGTTCACTTGTTCTGCAGGCATTGCTCATAATAAG ATGCTGGCCAAACTTGCAAGTGGAATGAATAAACCTGCTCAGCAAACTGTGGTGCCTTTCTCATCCATCAGCAAATTACTTGGAACTTTGCCTATTAAAAAAAT GAAACAGCTTGGAGGAAAACTTGGAACTTCTTTGCAAATTGACTTATGTGTGAACACTGTTGGGGATCTGCTCCAGTTTTCAGAAGAAAAGCTGCAAGAATATTATGGAGTAAATACTGG TTCCTGGTTATGGAATACAGCAAGGGGCATTAGTGGGGAAGAGGTCAAGGAACGCCTTCTTCCCAACAGTCATGGATCAGGAAAGACATTTCCTGGACCTCGAGCTCTTAAAACTGTTGCTTCT GTTGAGAAGTGGCTTAGTGAGCTCTGTGAAGAACTTAGTGAACGCCTTCAGTCTGATTTAGAACAGAATAAGCGTATTGCACATACTCTTACTCTGCATGCTCACGCATACAAG TCAAATGACGCAGATTCGTTCAAGAAATTTCCATCAAAATCGTGTCCACTAAGGTATGGGACTTCCAAGATTAAGGAAGATGCCCTAAGCCTGTTTCAAGCAGGATTGCGTGAATATCTTGGCCTGTACAATGTGAAGATTTCCGGAAATCAAAACAGTGGGTGGGGTATAACTGGTCTTTCTGTTTCAGCCAGTAAAATAGTAGCTATACCATCA GGTACACGTTCTATTATGAATTATTTTCATAACCAAGAGGAAACTTGCCCTCAAGTTAAACTATCCAGTGAAAAACTTATCCAAGATGCTCCACTTGTGTCACCTTCAG aagtgaacagtCTAGAAAGTGGAGGTCATCTGACACTGCAGTCAGTAGAGCCATGGATAGCATGTCGTGAGGAAAATGAAGAGAGTAAATATTCCATGCCACTGGACAGACAGAAAGAGAACAAGGACATGTGTAAAGAAAAg CTGCCAGATAAAGAGACTTCAATATGTTCGTCACCAG ATGCTGAAGTGTACCGGGGATGGGAGAAAGATCAGACTGAATCAAGCGGGGACTACCTTACGGAAAAGATTAGAGATAGTTTAGAGTCGGAGGAAGGGAAGAGGAAATTGAATAAGGAAAAG GGAATGCCAACAATCTCGCGATATTTTCAAAGTCAACACTCTGGCTCTCTCTTAAAGGTAGAACATGCCAGTACTAGTAAGCTAAGCGAATCCTCCTCATTGTCAG ACCATCAAAGTGAACTACCTGAAGAAAATTCACCTGCAAGAGGTGAGTCTGGTGTCGATGCTCATCTTTCTAGCCAGATTAAACTGAAAAGGCCTGCCTGGAGTTACGGCATTGATGAGATTGACCAGGATGTCTTGAACGAGTTACCAAAACAAATTCAAGAAGAGGTACATGCATGGCTCAGGCCTCAGAAGCGACCTAATACAGTGAAAAGGGATTTGGGTATTACTCGCTATTTCTTACCTGCAAAGGATAAATAG